In Morganella morganii, the following are encoded in one genomic region:
- a CDS encoding ABC transporter ATP-binding protein, giving the protein MSTVDINDLNYNGILKDINLSFSGKRVIGIVGPNGSGKTTLLRHIYRDIKTRGTVFFDNTDVAQFSVKSLARNISVLTQFNDQVEGKLTIEEIVVMGRMPYKKHYVDYSDRDFVIADNYMALFGLQKMKNKEYHALSGGEKQRVMLAKCFSQETDIMILDEPTNHLDIRYKVEVMKALAASESTVIMTIHDINLSAKYCQHLILMNDGQIYAQGTPAEVLTRECLFDVFGVEFTVLPVEDRVAIFL; this is encoded by the coding sequence GTGAGTACTGTTGATATTAATGACCTGAATTATAACGGGATACTGAAAGATATTAATCTGTCATTTTCCGGCAAAAGAGTGATCGGTATTGTCGGGCCTAACGGCTCCGGTAAAACGACCTTATTACGGCATATTTACCGGGATATCAAAACCCGGGGCACCGTTTTCTTTGATAACACGGATGTGGCTCAGTTTTCTGTCAAATCACTCGCCCGTAATATCTCGGTACTGACGCAGTTTAATGACCAGGTGGAAGGCAAACTGACCATTGAGGAAATCGTGGTGATGGGGCGGATGCCGTATAAAAAACATTACGTGGATTACAGCGACCGGGATTTTGTGATTGCAGACAACTACATGGCATTGTTTGGTCTGCAGAAAATGAAAAATAAAGAGTATCACGCACTGTCCGGTGGTGAGAAACAGCGGGTGATGCTGGCGAAATGTTTTTCCCAGGAAACCGATATTATGATCCTGGATGAGCCGACCAACCACCTGGATATCCGCTATAAAGTGGAAGTAATGAAAGCGCTGGCCGCATCAGAATCCACCGTAATTATGACCATTCACGATATTAATTTATCCGCAAAATACTGTCAGCATCTGATCCTGATGAATGACGGGCAAATTTATGCGCAGGGCACACCGGCGGAAGTATTAACCCGGGAGTGCCTGTTTGATGTATTTGGTGTGGAATTTACGGTATTACCGGTAGAAGACCGTGTTGCTATATTTTTATAA